One window of Pleomorphomonas sp. T1.2MG-36 genomic DNA carries:
- a CDS encoding aldo/keto reductase → MAQTTPETTLANGLAMPLIGLGVYRSSPEETVTAVSAALATGYRLIDTAAAYRNEAEVGKALRQSTVGRNEVFLVTKLWISDYGYDEALHGFDRSMKKLGVDGVDLYLMHQPMPNEWERTVAAWKAVGRLYEEGRTKAIGVSNFSSELLTDLIERTGIVPHVNQVELHPFFTQPDLRATHQKLGIATQAWSPIGGVMRYVTDNPDAAPSPLSHPVVTGLAAKHGKTAAQVILRWHLQHGFCAIPKSVNPKRIAENFAVFDFALTDAEMASIDALDTGVRSGPNPADIDTRKYPLRIED, encoded by the coding sequence ATGGCCCAGACCACACCCGAAACCACGCTGGCCAACGGCCTCGCCATGCCGCTTATCGGCCTCGGCGTCTATCGCAGCAGCCCGGAGGAGACGGTGACCGCCGTATCCGCCGCGCTCGCCACCGGCTACCGGCTGATAGACACCGCCGCCGCCTATCGCAACGAGGCCGAGGTGGGCAAGGCGCTGCGCCAGAGCACCGTCGGCCGAAACGAGGTGTTCCTCGTTACCAAGCTGTGGATCAGCGACTACGGCTACGACGAGGCGCTGCACGGCTTCGACCGCAGCATGAAGAAGCTCGGCGTTGATGGCGTCGATCTCTACCTGATGCACCAGCCGATGCCCAACGAGTGGGAGCGGACGGTGGCTGCCTGGAAGGCAGTCGGCCGCCTCTACGAGGAGGGGCGAACCAAGGCGATCGGCGTCTCCAACTTCTCCTCCGAATTGCTCACCGACCTGATCGAGCGCACCGGCATCGTGCCGCACGTCAATCAGGTTGAGCTGCACCCCTTCTTCACGCAGCCCGACTTGCGCGCGACGCACCAGAAGCTCGGCATCGCAACCCAGGCCTGGTCGCCGATCGGCGGCGTCATGCGCTACGTCACCGACAACCCCGATGCGGCGCCGAGCCCGCTGTCGCATCCGGTCGTCACTGGCCTCGCGGCCAAGCACGGCAAGACGGCCGCTCAAGTAATCCTGCGCTGGCACCTGCAGCATGGCTTCTGCGCCATCCCGAAGTCGGTCAATCCCAAGCGGATCGCCGAAAACTTCGCCGTCTTCGACTTCGCGCTGACCGATGCCGAGATGGCCTCCATCGACGCCCTCGACACCGGCGTTCGCAGCGGTCCGAACCCCGCCGACATCGACACCAGGAAATATCCCCTCCGCATCGAGGATTGA
- a CDS encoding aldo/keto reductase, whose translation MTNERSLTIARRVFLGAAGTFAAASALASSTSHASAQAAAPAAAKPDVGRRKLGKLEVSSLGIGVQNMSRTYQTTIPTRTEMHAIIRAAFDHGVTFFDAAEAYGPHEVERILGEGIADFRDQVTITSKFGWNIDLETGERRPGLNSQPDHIKLAVEGMLKRLKTDRIDLLYQHRVDPAVPIEDVAGAVKDLMDQGKVLHWGLSEMGPQTLRRAHAALPLSAVQNEYSLLWRGPEETVLPLCEELGIGFVCWSPLGVGFLNGAIDQKTRFAEGDIRGIETRFSPDNLPQNLKLVELVKSWAARKQATPGQIALAWLMAQKPWIVPIPGSTQMAHMLDNVGAASVAFTAAEIAELNASVADIKVVGQRLPDQVLQYSGVEAAARS comes from the coding sequence ATGACTAACGAGCGTAGCCTGACGATAGCCCGCCGCGTCTTTCTCGGCGCCGCCGGAACCTTCGCCGCCGCCTCGGCCCTGGCGAGCAGCACGTCTCATGCCTCCGCCCAGGCAGCAGCTCCGGCGGCTGCCAAGCCGGATGTTGGTCGCCGCAAGCTCGGCAAGCTCGAGGTGTCGAGCCTCGGCATCGGCGTCCAGAACATGAGCCGCACCTACCAGACGACCATTCCGACGCGAACGGAGATGCACGCCATCATCCGCGCCGCCTTCGATCATGGCGTCACCTTCTTCGATGCCGCCGAGGCCTACGGCCCGCACGAGGTCGAGCGCATCCTCGGCGAAGGCATCGCCGACTTCCGTGATCAGGTGACAATCACCTCCAAGTTCGGCTGGAACATCGACCTTGAGACCGGCGAGCGCCGCCCCGGCCTCAACAGCCAGCCTGACCACATCAAGCTGGCCGTCGAAGGCATGCTGAAGCGCCTGAAGACCGACCGCATCGACCTGCTCTATCAGCATCGCGTCGATCCGGCTGTCCCCATCGAGGACGTTGCCGGCGCGGTCAAGGATCTGATGGATCAGGGCAAGGTGCTGCACTGGGGCCTTTCCGAGATGGGCCCGCAGACGCTGCGCCGCGCCCATGCCGCACTGCCCCTCAGCGCCGTCCAGAACGAATATTCGCTGCTGTGGCGCGGCCCGGAGGAGACGGTGCTACCGCTCTGCGAGGAGCTCGGCATCGGCTTTGTCTGCTGGAGCCCGCTCGGCGTCGGCTTCCTGAACGGAGCCATCGACCAGAAGACTCGCTTTGCCGAGGGCGACATTCGTGGCATCGAGACCCGCTTTTCGCCGGACAACCTGCCGCAGAACCTCAAGCTGGTGGAATTGGTGAAGAGCTGGGCCGCCCGCAAACAGGCGACGCCAGGCCAGATCGCCTTGGCCTGGTTGATGGCGCAGAAGCCATGGATCGTGCCGATCCCCGGTTCGACGCAGATGGCCCACATGCTCGACAATGTCGGCGCGGCCTCCGTTGCCTTCACCGCCGCCGAAATCGCCGAGCTGAACGCGTCGGTGGCCGACATCAAGGTGGTCGGCCAACGCCTGCCGGACCAGGTGCTGCAATATTCGGGCGTCGAAGCGGCGGCCAGATCCTGA
- a CDS encoding SDR family oxidoreductase, with the protein MQNIENKVVVITGASSGLGEAAARELARNGAKLVLGARRLDRLEALAKEIGIDAKAVVKTDVTKADEVKALVNRAVELHGRVDVIINNAGIMPQSPLERLRIDEWDQMIDVNIKGVLYGIAAVLPHMTRQKSGQIINVSSVAGHKVRAGGAVYSATKHAVRVISEGLRQEVKPYNIRTTIISPGAVDTELPNSISESDVAAGIKQFYEKMAIPADSFARCVVFAMSQPDDVDINEILFRPTAQEL; encoded by the coding sequence ATGCAGAATATTGAAAACAAGGTCGTCGTCATCACCGGTGCCAGCAGTGGCCTTGGCGAAGCGGCGGCGCGGGAATTGGCCCGCAATGGCGCCAAGCTGGTGCTCGGCGCCCGCCGGCTCGATCGCCTTGAAGCGCTGGCCAAAGAGATCGGCATCGACGCCAAGGCCGTGGTCAAGACCGACGTTACCAAGGCGGACGAGGTCAAGGCGCTGGTGAACCGCGCCGTCGAGCTGCATGGTCGGGTCGACGTGATCATCAACAACGCCGGCATCATGCCGCAGTCGCCGCTCGAGCGGCTGCGCATCGACGAATGGGATCAGATGATCGACGTCAACATCAAGGGCGTGCTCTACGGCATCGCCGCCGTGCTGCCGCACATGACCCGCCAGAAGAGCGGCCAGATCATCAACGTGTCGTCGGTGGCCGGTCACAAGGTCAGGGCCGGCGGCGCCGTCTACTCGGCCACCAAGCACGCCGTGCGGGTCATCTCCGAAGGCCTCCGCCAGGAGGTGAAGCCCTATAACATCCGCACCACGATCATCTCCCCCGGCGCTGTCGACACTGAATTGCCGAACAGCATCAGCGAGAGCGATGTCGCCGCCGGCATCAAGCAGTTCTACGAAAAGATGGCGATCCCCGCCGACTCTTTTGCCCGTTGCGTCGTCTTCGCCATGAGCCAGCCCGACGACGTCGACATCAACGAGATCCTGTTCCGGCCGACGGCGCAGGAACTCTGA
- a CDS encoding flavodoxin produces MTDRITRRTLLAAPGLLPLAVQAASAQPAGGPERTTSKILVAYFSRSGNTRVIAGTLQRELGADLFEIRPERPYPDDYEETVAEATRERDSGFEPPLEAVVADIAAYDTIFLGLPIWGETAPPVIRSFLRALDLMGKTLRPFITHGGYGPGSSMAVLADHAPGARILPPLVMEAE; encoded by the coding sequence ATGACTGACCGGATTACCCGCCGCACCTTGCTGGCGGCACCCGGCCTGCTGCCTCTGGCCGTTCAGGCGGCCAGTGCGCAGCCGGCCGGCGGACCAGAGAGGACGACATCGAAAATCCTCGTCGCCTACTTCTCCCGCTCGGGCAACACCCGGGTGATCGCCGGCACACTCCAGCGGGAGCTCGGGGCGGACCTGTTCGAGATCAGGCCCGAACGGCCCTACCCCGACGACTACGAGGAGACGGTGGCTGAGGCGACGCGCGAGCGCGACAGCGGCTTCGAACCGCCCCTTGAAGCGGTGGTGGCCGATATCGCCGCCTACGACACCATTTTCCTCGGCTTGCCGATCTGGGGTGAAACCGCCCCGCCGGTGATCCGCTCCTTCCTGCGGGCGCTTGATCTCATGGGAAAGACGCTGCGGCCATTCATCACCCATGGCGGCTACGGGCCGGGATCGAGCATGGCGGTGCTGGCCGACCACGCGCCGGGCGCGCGCATCCTGCCGCCCTTGGTGATGGAGGCTGAATAG